Proteins encoded by one window of Crassostrea angulata isolate pt1a10 chromosome 9, ASM2561291v2, whole genome shotgun sequence:
- the LOC128164159 gene encoding uncharacterized protein LOC128164159, whose amino-acid sequence MPGLSFPPHAGSSPVNCHSLGISSATGEGMKLAGLSALSLVAADDGTDSSLHGPFHQRCIGSSSTISITGEMGNDEWTVITLQLTDAFRSPSLFVFNGGLWRNGCSAAFMSGAGLMNVGG is encoded by the exons ATGCCAGGCCTCTCTTTTCCTCCCCATGCTGGTTCCAGTCCAGTGAACTGTCACAGTCTGGGAATTTCT tccGCGACAGGAGAAGGAATGAAGTTGGCAGGACTTTCCGCACTGTCCTTGGTAGCAGCTGATGATGGAACGGACAGCAGTTTACATGGCCCGTTTCATCAAAG ATGCATTGGAAGCAGCAGCACTATCTCCATCACTGGTGAAATGGGAAATGATGAGTGGACAGTCATCACTTTGCAGCTCACTGATGCATTTCGCAGCCCAtctctttttgtctttaatggtgGTCTCTGGAGGAATGGTTGCAGTGCAGCCTTCATGTCCGGGGCAG GTCTGATGAATGTTGGTGGCTGA